GATCTGCGGATTTGAGTgcattttttagtgtatttgttaaaagccAAACACACTGTTTTTTATTGTATTTGAATGTTTTTGtcttgtatatgaatgtatttgtcttgtatatgaatgtatttgttgaaatccattcaaaGACAGTATTTTCAAATACACGAAAATTTGAATGTGTTTGGCTTCATATGTAGTTGGaatgtacacaatgtatttgaaattttgtttgaatcCATTAAAATACAGTGAATATATGAACAATGTTTTCAAATACACGAAAATTTGTATGTATTTGGCTTCAAATGTATTTTGAATGTACACagtgtattttgaaatacatcaaagacatacataaaaaaaacaaCTGAAATAcctcaaagcaaaaaaaaaaaaatcactaaaatacattaaaaaaaaaaaaatctgaaatacaaaaaaaaaaaaaaaagacattgaAATTCATtaaagcaaaaaacaaaaaaatcaccGAAATAcatcaaagtaaaaaaaatcattaaaatacattaaaaaaaaatcattgaaatacatgaaaaaaaaaaccaccgAAATACATCATATACAGCTGAATGTTAGCTACGGATGGTAAATTAGAAAAGGTTGCTATGGGGAGTAAGATAGACCTTTTAAGGTAGTTATTTCTGTAAGTTTGCCTATAAAATATTCCTCCGTTTTATATTAAGTGGTGTTTCTACAAGTATCATACAACGCTAACACACAACACTTAGCATTTCTTTCacaaaataatgatattttacATTTCTTAGcacttcattatttttctgctcaatgtttttttaaaactatacaAAGCACCAATTACTTTTCATACTATAGAATTTTGAATGCTCTTATGTCTTGCTATTGAagtatttttataaaatttgacACAAAAAAAGAAGTATTTTTATAAAAGTTTGTTAGCGAGAGCTTAGTGTGCCGGACTGGccttttttataaaagtttgtGTTGAATTTTAGCTTCAAGgtaataattgaaaaaatttacagaaaaagaaaatacatgaaCTGCAACATTGCCCACTAGTGTTATTAGATCACTTAAAAAGTAGTGAAGTGTTAATGTGAGACATTTCTATAATCGGGTAGCCGTTGTAAATATCACATGTTGCTATACCATAGTTGTCGGAAATAGATACAACAATTAATGTTCACGTGAGAGCTTTGTTCACGTGAGTCCAATTTGATGAATATTACGTTAGCAAGTCAAAAATATATACtacaaaagaaaagtaaaaatagaatttatagGAATACCAAATGGGCAGTCAGGCTTTTGAATGCGTTAATAAGAGCTAAGTCATTAAAAGAATTCTGCTCGGAATAAAATAAGTGGATTAATTTGAACTAAATAATGGGTCATAACTCAATTCACTCGATTAActcaaatttattttcataGTTTGTGTTGTTTTTGAGACAAAGAAAATACAGgaaaataaagaggaagaaaactTTAAGAATTAGAGTTGAATGCAGTAGAgtacaagaaagaagagagcTTGTGAACTGAGGTTGAAAGTTCGATATATTTTCACTGCAGTATAAGACTCCAATTTATAATAGAAAATACTAACTTAAAAATCTAAAGATAAGCAAAGAAAATCAGCTGAAAATAACAAATTCCTAAAGACTAGGAAATAGTatttattcaaaattcaaatagaaatcAACTCCTAAATACTAGGTCTAACTAGTTGACTAggtaaaatttaataaattgcTGCAGTAATAAGAGTTGCAGTTCTAAAGCAAATATTCAACACTCCTTCTTGCTTTAGGATCTGCAAAATTTTGGTCTTCTATCTTGGAATCTTCATACTTGATAACTGAAAGTGACCTTGTAAATAAATCTGTAGATTCATCTTTGGACTTGTAGTGAATTAAATTCACTTCTCTACTTGATTGCAACGCTTGACTGCTAAAAATTTCTGGCATGTTTTCCTGCTCCATTTGCATCTTGACTTTAAGCTTGTCAATTTTATTTTCCTGAAACATTGACTACTCCTCCATTGCTTTAATTCTTTTTGGAACATTGCAAGCTTTTTTAAGCCTAGGTTCACTTTTTGCATCTGCTTTATCAATTGGAGTGATCTTTTGCTTGTTCTACAGGAATATCTTCCATTGGATCAAATGAGAAATTCTTACCTCTCatcttaatttttaaaatttcttttccaGCAACATCATTGATGAAACAATGCTTATCCTCAAAGGATACTTTGAATCCTTTTTCTACCAACTGACAAATACTCAACAAGTTCTGATCAATATTAGGTACATAAAGAACATCTGAAATTGTCTTACTACCTGAACTTGTTTTAATGACAACAGCTCCTTTTCCTTCAACAAGAATCTGGTCACCATTTCCGATCCAAACTTTAGATATTTCAGTGGGTTTTAACTCTTTGAACAAACTCTTGTCATAAGTCATATGGTTTGTGCAACCGCTATCAATCAACCAAGAATTTGTTGAAACCTTACTTGATATACACGTTGCAACAAAAAGatggtcttcttcttcttcatcggCGACATGTGCATCTGCATCATGATTCTGAGATTCGTTTTTGCAAATCACTGCTTCATGACCAAGTTCATTACACTTGTTGCACATTGCATCGGGCCTCTTCCAACATCTGAATGGTGGATGTCCCATTTTTCCATGATCTTTGGCAAGGGggtaatttttcaaatttttacccTTGCTTTGAGTTTTCGGTGGCTGCAAGGCTCCTTCAACCATACCATCTTGCATCATAAGCCTCCTTTGCTCCTGTGCCTGGAAAGAATTTAACAACTCTGCCAAGGTAATCTTGGATAGATCTTATGTGTTTTCCAAGGTAGTTATACATGTTTCATATCTTTCGGCAACATTGCGTTACTTAATTTTTCAACAATTCTTGAATCTTTAAATTTAGTGCCTAGCAATCTTACCTTGTTAAGAATGCCAAGCAATCTGTCTGTGTACTCTTTGATAGTCTCGGACTCTTTCATTCTCTGCAACTCAAACTCTCTTATCAAATTTAAAACTTGCATCCCTCGTATTCTCTCATCTCCAAcatattctttcttcaaataatcccaaatttcttttgGTGATGTGAGAGACATAATTCTCGTGAAAATAGTTGttgaaacaacaacaaacaaagtTTTTCGCTTTGGACTTCCTGGTTTTCTGTTCCTTGTGGCTCTTGATTTGGGCCATGGTGGGATTGTTTGGCAGTGGATTAATTTCATAATCTTCTTCCACAGCTTCCCAAAGATCAAGGGCATCCAAGTAAGTTTACATTCTAATAGCACACAGTTGGTAATTTTCGCCATCGAAAGCAGAAGGAGCCATTCGTGAAAAACTATTTTCGGAATCCATTTCTTTACTCACAAGTCCCTTAAGAAAAAAACGGCTCTAGATACCAATTGTAGTTtttgaaacaaagaaaatacaGGAAAATACAGAGGAAGAAAACTTTAAGAATTAAAGTTGAATGCAGTAGAgtacaagaaagaagagagcTTATGAACTGAAGTTGAAAGCTcgatatatttttcttcaaaagataAGACtacaatttataaatttttaccGGTATAAGACTACAATTTATAATAGAAAATACTAACTTAAAAATCTAAAGATAAGCAAAGAAAATCACTTTGAAAATAACAAATTCCTAAAGACTAGAAAATACTatttattcaaaattcaaatagaaatcAACTCCTAAATACTAGGTCTAACTAGTTGACTAggtaaaacttaataaattacTGAAGTAAAAAGATTTGCAGTTCTAAAGCAAATATTCAACAGTTTGCTTTATAATCaaatcaaactaataaaagttttttctTAGTTTATCATGACTATTTCATATGAATCAAATTCAAAACAATAATGGCCCATATTTCTAATATTACCCAAAATGacccttttatacattattatacacttttatacaaggttgatataTTATCTACAGtaagtgtataatgttgtacATCGTGTGTATAAATACTGTTCAAAAAAGAAAGTTGGCTATGcagatgtaaattaaaaatatgactacgtgaatgtaatattttatgttgtattgtatattattgaaattatcccTTAATTTTCTTGTGGGTCAATTTGGATTAGAAATGCAGCTCAAAATCTGCTCAAGTTTTAGAGAGTCTATCTTGAACTAGACTCAAAATAACCCGTCAATGGACATATGCCTAACTCAACCGTCGATGGACGTATGCCTAATACAAATACGCCAACGTTTATATCCAGTTTCACGAGCACACTTTGTGTTagtttaaataattaataaacgTTGAATAGGCTCTGTACTAACATtggattgaattttttttttttagatgttGGCAGTTGGATTCATTGAACTAATGTTGGATTCGCTAAGATTTTGTTTTGACTTCAATTGCGTATTGACCTATAAGCAGCTGCCCCTCCAAATCTATTTGGAGGAGTGACGTTTTCAAGATTAATTCTGACACGTTTTCCATTTAAAAATATGTCTTTATTTGTGTTGAAAT
This portion of the Lycium ferocissimum isolate CSIRO_LF1 chromosome 1, AGI_CSIRO_Lferr_CH_V1, whole genome shotgun sequence genome encodes:
- the LOC132061292 gene encoding uncharacterized protein LOC132061292; the protein is MAKITNCVLLECKLTWMPLIFGKLWKKIMKLIHCQTIPPWPKSRATRNRKPGSPKRKTLFVVVSTTIFTRIMSLTSPKEIWDYLKKEYVGDERIRGMQVLNLIREFELQRMKESETIKEYTDRLLGILNKAQEQRRLMMQDGMVEGALQPPKTQSKGKNLKNYPLAKDHGKMGHPPFRCWKRPDAMCNKCNELGHEAVICKNESQNHDADAHVADEEEEDHLFVATCISSKVSTNSWLIDSGCTNHMTYDKSLFKELKPTEISKVWIGNGDQILVEGKGAVVIKTSSGSKTISDVLYVPNIDQNLLSICQLVEKGFKVSFEDKHCFINDVAGKEILKIKMRGKNFSFDPMEDIPVEQAKDHSN